From Impatiens glandulifera chromosome 7, dImpGla2.1, whole genome shotgun sequence:
TTCATCCCAACATAGATATGACCTAACACAAATCTACTCTGTTAGTTAGCCAAATTAATACTATCAAACATTAAAATGAGATCATCATGAtacaaccaaccaaccaaccttGATTAACCCTTAaccctcctcctcttcttcttcttctacttcgtcgtagtcttcttcttcttcttcgttaatATTCCCAAATTGCAGAACCGCCATTCTGTCCATCTCAGACAGTCGAATCTCTTCACCCGCTGCTGctgctttattattattagtagtagtagtagtaacTTCTTCAACTGTTGAAGCAGGGATTACTCTTGTCTCCTGACTATTCTCTTCAAAGTCTGCATTCAGATCGATGTCTAGTAAAGCTGGGCTAGCACTAACAGAGTCAGCAACTGCTTTTTTGGCACTGTCTTCTCCcctttctttgttttcttcttgAATAACCACATCCATTGGAGGTGACCTCCCCGGACTTGGATGCTTGCTTCCGGAAGGTTCCAATTCAATGTCGTGTTCTACTTTAGAAGCTGCCCTTCCTCTCCCGCGTCCTCTACCTCTTCCCCTCCCTCTTCCTCTACCACTGCTGCTCGCATGGCCTGTCTCATTCTGCAATTAAAATAACAATCGATCCTAAGTTGAGCAAATAACCAAATGAGTTGCCAATTAACAAGTACAAAATGCAATAGATGGCTTTGATCTTTGTTTTGTTTCTCAGGTTTATGTTCTGTAATTGCAAATTATAATACTCAGAAAAATAAAAGCGAGAAGATGGATCCTACCATCCTCCTAGTCTTTGTATCCTCGTCACTATCGTTTAATTCATCTCCCGGAGCTTTCCTGGGTAAACAAAGAAACAAAAGTATCTATAACCGTTAAAACCAAAgcatataaacaaaaatgaaaacaaatatttagaaaaaGGTTACTAATGATGGTTTACCTTCTTCTTGACACTGCCCGATCTTCCCCAACAGAAGAAGCAGTAGCAGCTTCGGAGTGACCATAGTCTGGAACCTTATTCACAA
This genomic window contains:
- the LOC124945755 gene encoding dr1-associated corepressor-like, coding for MRKKLDTRFPAARIKKIMQADEDVGKIAMAVPVLVSKALELFLQDLCDRTYDITLQRGAKTMSALHLKHCVQSYNVFDFLRDVVNKVPDYGHSEAATASSVGEDRAVSRRRKAPGDELNDSDEDTKTRRMNETGHASSSGRGRGRGRGRGRGRGRAASKVEHDIELEPSGSKHPSPGRSPPMDVVIQEENKERGEDSAKKAVADSVSASPALLDIDLNADFEENSQETRVIPASTVEEVTTTTTNNNKAAAAGEEIRLSEMDRMAVLQFGNINEEEEEDYDEVEEEEEEEG